From Pieris rapae chromosome 3, ilPieRapa1.1, whole genome shotgun sequence, a single genomic window includes:
- the LOC110997103 gene encoding protein suppressor of white apricot isoform X2, with amino-acid sequence MYKEEELKRLHAAGYGQVGFNYENQQKQNTEPETVEIEEPFIPPAELKKLLPLDIVLPETQKQNAIIEKTANFIAMQGVQMEILIKAKQGDNPQFKFLNKDSSLHSYYTTLISLCKSGKWPEKKQEAIEEKQMEMHDEYLHPSLASTIIELAPSIPSIQYKPSADCDYTMLISKMRGETTLDEQYGPELSPGEVAPPGTEPLLPRGNAEISRAPVMYNQNNQAALAYQQYAAYYHQYMAQVQAQVQSQEVVAAPIVPAKSTGLSLMRHYNSDSDSDESDFDDSSSSDSKDKQPIVKPPDDVIVVIDKMAAYVARNGDEFANIVRAKNDPRFTFLDPGHVFHPFYFKLMQEKRGVINGKPKKKHKAPVSFSIKKHKEPDPILPKPALPYESSSEDEEKTDSQNIAEENKETNIPQITTPNMPPVIVYKMESVQANSLPQVRAIEQLPIKRVEPQLSTQPTEIKPQPVEIFPETLPQPIVVETIKEKTPEKTDQEVKDDAGEARKRDKKKRLKSDSRDYRKDERRREKDYRRDDSDRHEEDRRDREAREKERRDRDTERRDRDTEVRYREEKEMKRDSERHRKRRKRSNEKVDSEIITLEDNSDDMIDLTGDLSDGKGEMEAEGDKTKQLERRRRAAEFLKKVGVDPAAAALPTTSLASAMVDTLESIRKKKAEEAEKRRRREKRRRREKYDNDEEDRHRRKRKKSSKSTDEDESDYDGTKKRRRKKEKKHSSKGKRKIKERRLESDLEEDQPINIDLTNTLKELRNTSPTKELELSVDAKESEDKLFKKKRDREYSEGEWSSDSEDDSESDVSE; translated from the exons ATGTACAAAg aggaAGAATTAAAACGCCTACATGCAGCTGGTTATGGACAAGTGGGCTTCAACTATGAGAATCAGCAGAAACAAAATACAGAACCTGAAACAGTGGAAATTGAAGAACCATTTATTCCACCtgcagaattaaaaaaattactaccACTAGACATTGTTTTG ccAGAAACACAGAAACAGAATGCAATAATAGAGAAGACAGCAAATTTTATAGCAATGCAAGGTGTTCAAATGGAAATATTGATAAAGGCTAAACAAGGGGACAATCCACAGTTTAAGTTTCTTAATAAAGATTCTTCATTACATTCATATTACACAACACTTATTAGTTTATGTAAAAGTGGAAAGTGGCCTGAAAAGAAGCAAGAAGCTATTGAAG aaaaacaaatggaaATGCATGATGAGTATTTGCACCCCAGTCTGGCATCAACAATAATTGAATTG GCACCATCCATACCAAGCATTCAATACAAGCCGTCAGCAGATTGTGATTACACTATGCTTATATCAAAAATGAGAGGTGAGACCACCTTAGATGAACAATATGGCCCAGAATTATCCCCTGGAGAAGTTGCTCCACCAGGAACAGAGCCGCTCCTGCCTCGGGGCAATGCTGAAATCTCGAGAGCTCCTGTTATGTACAATCAAAATAATCaag CGGCGCTCGCCTATCAACAATACGCAGCATACTATCACCAATACATGGCGCAAGTACAGGCGCAAGTTCAATCTCAAGAAGTGGTAGCGGCACCGATTGTCCCAGCCAAGTCCACTGGCCTCAGTCTCATGAGACATTACAATTCGGACAGCGATAGTGACGAATCAg ATTTCGATGACTCATCGTCTAGTGACAGCAAAGACAAGCAGCCAATAGTGAAGCCGCCGGATGACGTCATCGTCGTCATTGATAAAATGGCGGCCTATGTGGCCCGAAATGGCGATGAGTTTGCTAACATCGTGCGCGCTAAGAATGATCCGCGGTTTACGTTCCTGGATCCTGGACATGTCTTTCatccattttattttaaacttatgcAAGAGAAGAGGGGGGTTATTAATGGGAAACCAAAGAAGAAGCATAAAG cACCTGTGTCCTTCTCGATAAAGAAACACAAAGAACCAGACCCGATTCTTCCTAAACCGGCTCTTCCTTACGAGTCAAGTTCTGAAGATGAAGAGAAAACAGATTCACAAAATATTGCCGAAGAAAACAAAGAAACTAACATTCCACAAATAACAACACCAAATATGCCACCTgtaattgtttacaaaatgGAAAGTGTTCAAGCAAACAGTCTTCCTCAAGTAAGGGCTATTGAACAATTACCAATTAAACGAGTGGAGCCACAACTTTCAACGCAGCCAACTGAAATAAAACCACAACCAGTTGAAATATTCCCAGAAACATTACCGCAACCAATTGTTGTAGAGacaatcaaagaaaaaacGCCTGAAAAAACTGATCAGGAAGTTAAAGACGATGCAGGAGAAGCAAGAAAACGGGATAAAAAGAAGAGATTAAAATCTGACAGCAGAGATTATCGGAAGGACGAGAGGAGAAGAGAAAAAGATTATAGACGTGATGATAGCGACAGACACGAAGAAGATAGAAGAGACCGGGAAGCTAGAGAAAAAGAGAGGAGGGACAGAGATACTGAAAGAAGAGATCGTGATACTGAGGTGAGATACAGAGAAGAAAAGGAAATGAAAAGAGACAGTGAAAGGCATAGAAAGAGACGGAAACGTAGTAATGAGAAAGTGGACTCGGAGATTATAACTTTGGAAGACAATTCTGATGATATGATTGATTTGACTGGTGATTTGTCTGATGGCAAAg gtGAAATGGAGGCAGAGGGGGATAAAACCAAACAACTGGAAAGAAGACGTCGCGCGGCGGAATTTCTTAAGAAAGTTGGAGTTGATCCGGCTGCTGCTGCCCTTCCCACTACTTCGCTGGCTAGTGCTATG GTTGACACATTGGAATCAATAAGAAAAAAGAAGGCAGAGGAAGCAGAGAAACGGCGTAGAAGAGAAAAGAGAAGAAGGCGAGAGAAATATG aTAACGATGAAGAGGATCGCCATAGGaggaaaagaaaaaagagCAG CAAATCAACGGATGAGGACGAGTCAGATTATGATGG TACCAAGAAACGCCGGCGCAAAAAAGAGAAGAAGCATTCTTCAAAGGGTAAGAGAAAGATAAAAGAAAGACGACTCGAGTCCGATTTGGAAGAAGACCAACCGATCAATATAGATCTTACCAACACATTGAAGGAGCTAAGAAACACATCTCCTACGAAAGAGTTGGAGTTAAGTGTTGATGCGAAAGAGTCAGAAGATAAACTGTTCAAAAAGAAAAGAGACAGAGAGTATAGTGAGGGAGAGTGGTCAAGTGACAGTGAAGATGACTCTGAATCTGATGTTAGTGAATAG
- the LOC110997103 gene encoding protein suppressor of white apricot isoform X1, which produces MSFKWTGSETGILRRSDFKEKKEELFVFGYSCKLFRDDEKAQHIDQGKHLIPWMGDESLKIDRYDARGALHDLTPLEAPPGGYDWRVELTRTELDVEQLCDEERYRALHTDEDEEEMYKEEELKRLHAAGYGQVGFNYENQQKQNTEPETVEIEEPFIPPAELKKLLPLDIVLPETQKQNAIIEKTANFIAMQGVQMEILIKAKQGDNPQFKFLNKDSSLHSYYTTLISLCKSGKWPEKKQEAIEEKQMEMHDEYLHPSLASTIIELAPSIPSIQYKPSADCDYTMLISKMRGETTLDEQYGPELSPGEVAPPGTEPLLPRGNAEISRAPVMYNQNNQAALAYQQYAAYYHQYMAQVQAQVQSQEVVAAPIVPAKSTGLSLMRHYNSDSDSDESDFDDSSSSDSKDKQPIVKPPDDVIVVIDKMAAYVARNGDEFANIVRAKNDPRFTFLDPGHVFHPFYFKLMQEKRGVINGKPKKKHKAPVSFSIKKHKEPDPILPKPALPYESSSEDEEKTDSQNIAEENKETNIPQITTPNMPPVIVYKMESVQANSLPQVRAIEQLPIKRVEPQLSTQPTEIKPQPVEIFPETLPQPIVVETIKEKTPEKTDQEVKDDAGEARKRDKKKRLKSDSRDYRKDERRREKDYRRDDSDRHEEDRRDREAREKERRDRDTERRDRDTEVRYREEKEMKRDSERHRKRRKRSNEKVDSEIITLEDNSDDMIDLTGDLSDGKGEMEAEGDKTKQLERRRRAAEFLKKVGVDPAAAALPTTSLASAMVDTLESIRKKKAEEAEKRRRREKRRRREKYDNDEEDRHRRKRKKSSKSTDEDESDYDGTKKRRRKKEKKHSSKGKRKIKERRLESDLEEDQPINIDLTNTLKELRNTSPTKELELSVDAKESEDKLFKKKRDREYSEGEWSSDSEDDSESDVSE; this is translated from the exons atgtcttttAAATGGACTGGTAGTGAAACTGGTATTCTTCGAAGAAGTGATTTCAAGGAGAAGAAAGAAGAGCTATTCGTGTTCGGTTATTCGTGCAAATTGTTTCGAGACGATGAAAAAGCCCAGCACATTGATCAAGGAAAACATCTCATACCATGGATGGGGGATGAATCTTTGAAAATCGACAG GTATGATGCACGAGGAGCTCTACATGACCTGACTCCCCTTGAGGCCCCACCTGGGGGATATGACTGGAGAGTTGAACTCACCAGGACAGAGCTTGATGTGGAACAGCTTTGTGATGAAGAACGCTATAGGGCTCTGCATACTGATGAAGATGAAGAAGAAATGTACAAAg aggaAGAATTAAAACGCCTACATGCAGCTGGTTATGGACAAGTGGGCTTCAACTATGAGAATCAGCAGAAACAAAATACAGAACCTGAAACAGTGGAAATTGAAGAACCATTTATTCCACCtgcagaattaaaaaaattactaccACTAGACATTGTTTTG ccAGAAACACAGAAACAGAATGCAATAATAGAGAAGACAGCAAATTTTATAGCAATGCAAGGTGTTCAAATGGAAATATTGATAAAGGCTAAACAAGGGGACAATCCACAGTTTAAGTTTCTTAATAAAGATTCTTCATTACATTCATATTACACAACACTTATTAGTTTATGTAAAAGTGGAAAGTGGCCTGAAAAGAAGCAAGAAGCTATTGAAG aaaaacaaatggaaATGCATGATGAGTATTTGCACCCCAGTCTGGCATCAACAATAATTGAATTG GCACCATCCATACCAAGCATTCAATACAAGCCGTCAGCAGATTGTGATTACACTATGCTTATATCAAAAATGAGAGGTGAGACCACCTTAGATGAACAATATGGCCCAGAATTATCCCCTGGAGAAGTTGCTCCACCAGGAACAGAGCCGCTCCTGCCTCGGGGCAATGCTGAAATCTCGAGAGCTCCTGTTATGTACAATCAAAATAATCaag CGGCGCTCGCCTATCAACAATACGCAGCATACTATCACCAATACATGGCGCAAGTACAGGCGCAAGTTCAATCTCAAGAAGTGGTAGCGGCACCGATTGTCCCAGCCAAGTCCACTGGCCTCAGTCTCATGAGACATTACAATTCGGACAGCGATAGTGACGAATCAg ATTTCGATGACTCATCGTCTAGTGACAGCAAAGACAAGCAGCCAATAGTGAAGCCGCCGGATGACGTCATCGTCGTCATTGATAAAATGGCGGCCTATGTGGCCCGAAATGGCGATGAGTTTGCTAACATCGTGCGCGCTAAGAATGATCCGCGGTTTACGTTCCTGGATCCTGGACATGTCTTTCatccattttattttaaacttatgcAAGAGAAGAGGGGGGTTATTAATGGGAAACCAAAGAAGAAGCATAAAG cACCTGTGTCCTTCTCGATAAAGAAACACAAAGAACCAGACCCGATTCTTCCTAAACCGGCTCTTCCTTACGAGTCAAGTTCTGAAGATGAAGAGAAAACAGATTCACAAAATATTGCCGAAGAAAACAAAGAAACTAACATTCCACAAATAACAACACCAAATATGCCACCTgtaattgtttacaaaatgGAAAGTGTTCAAGCAAACAGTCTTCCTCAAGTAAGGGCTATTGAACAATTACCAATTAAACGAGTGGAGCCACAACTTTCAACGCAGCCAACTGAAATAAAACCACAACCAGTTGAAATATTCCCAGAAACATTACCGCAACCAATTGTTGTAGAGacaatcaaagaaaaaacGCCTGAAAAAACTGATCAGGAAGTTAAAGACGATGCAGGAGAAGCAAGAAAACGGGATAAAAAGAAGAGATTAAAATCTGACAGCAGAGATTATCGGAAGGACGAGAGGAGAAGAGAAAAAGATTATAGACGTGATGATAGCGACAGACACGAAGAAGATAGAAGAGACCGGGAAGCTAGAGAAAAAGAGAGGAGGGACAGAGATACTGAAAGAAGAGATCGTGATACTGAGGTGAGATACAGAGAAGAAAAGGAAATGAAAAGAGACAGTGAAAGGCATAGAAAGAGACGGAAACGTAGTAATGAGAAAGTGGACTCGGAGATTATAACTTTGGAAGACAATTCTGATGATATGATTGATTTGACTGGTGATTTGTCTGATGGCAAAg gtGAAATGGAGGCAGAGGGGGATAAAACCAAACAACTGGAAAGAAGACGTCGCGCGGCGGAATTTCTTAAGAAAGTTGGAGTTGATCCGGCTGCTGCTGCCCTTCCCACTACTTCGCTGGCTAGTGCTATG GTTGACACATTGGAATCAATAAGAAAAAAGAAGGCAGAGGAAGCAGAGAAACGGCGTAGAAGAGAAAAGAGAAGAAGGCGAGAGAAATATG aTAACGATGAAGAGGATCGCCATAGGaggaaaagaaaaaagagCAG CAAATCAACGGATGAGGACGAGTCAGATTATGATGG TACCAAGAAACGCCGGCGCAAAAAAGAGAAGAAGCATTCTTCAAAGGGTAAGAGAAAGATAAAAGAAAGACGACTCGAGTCCGATTTGGAAGAAGACCAACCGATCAATATAGATCTTACCAACACATTGAAGGAGCTAAGAAACACATCTCCTACGAAAGAGTTGGAGTTAAGTGTTGATGCGAAAGAGTCAGAAGATAAACTGTTCAAAAAGAAAAGAGACAGAGAGTATAGTGAGGGAGAGTGGTCAAGTGACAGTGAAGATGACTCTGAATCTGATGTTAGTGAATAG
- the LOC110997105 gene encoding inositol oxygenase: protein MTDNGPVVMIDPSQLLRPEPTFNDKPIQAYRDYTIDDTDPIKERVRRTYYEMHTKMTVDLAKEKREKWLKFNHFKATVKEALIRLNEVVDESDPDLDLPNIVHAFQTAERIRQDHPNDDWFHLIGLIHDLGKVMALYGEPQWCVVGDTFAVGCKWADAIVYGPESFKDNPDTYNPKYNTPHGMYKPHCGLDNLMISWSHDEYLYQFLKHNKSTLPEKGLVMIRYHSFYPWHSGGEYRHLTNEKDEETLKYVTEFNKYDLYTKSEKIPDIEALWPYYEKLIEKYIPGVCEW from the exons ATGACGGAC aacggacCCGTAGTCATGATTGATCCGTCGCAGTTGTTGAGACCGGAACCAACATTTAACGACAAGCCTATTCAGGCATACCGCGACTATACCATTGATGATACGGATCCTATTAAGGAGCGCGTACGCAGAACATACTACGAGATGCACACCAAAATGACCGTCGATCTTGCTAAAG AGAAACGCGAGAAATGGTTAAAATTCAACCACTTCAAGGCCACCGTGAAAGAGGCTCTCATCCGTCTCAACGAGGTGGTGGACGAGTCTGATCCCGATCTGGACCTTCCCAACATAGTACACGCGTTCCAGACTGCCGAGAGGATAAGACAGGACCATCCTAATGATGACTGGTTCCATCTTATTGGCCTGATACATGACTTGGGGAAG GTGATGGCGCTGTATGGCGAACCGCAATGGTGTGTAGTAGGAGACACTTTTGCTGTGGGTTGTAAGTGGGCAGATGCCATCGTCTACGGCCCAGAAAGCTTCAAAGATAATCCCGATACCTACAATCCTAAGTACAA taCTCCACACGGTATGTACAAACCTCACTGTGGTCTGGACAATTTGATGATATCCTGGAGTCACGATGAATATCTGTATCAATTTCTTAAACATAATAAGAGTACGCTGCCTGAAAAGGGATTGGTTATGATCAG GTACCACTCCTTTTACCCATGGCACTCCGGTGGAGAGTACCGTCACCTTACTAACGAAAAGGACGAGGAAACACTAAAATACGTCACCGAATTCAA taagTACGACCTCTACACCAAAAGTGAAAAGATACCAGACATCGAAGCATTGTGGCCGTACTACGAGAaacttattgaaaaatatattcctgGTGTTTGCGAATGGTAG